One segment of Pyricularia oryzae 70-15 chromosome 3, whole genome shotgun sequence DNA contains the following:
- a CDS encoding zinc knuckle domain-containing protein, which produces MDFGGAQSGGAGGRTCYTCGQPNHQARDCPNRGAAKCYNCGGEGHISRACPEEPKDQKICYRCSQPGHISRDCPSGGAGGGGGGGGGQSSGAECYKCGEVGHIARNCSKGGYGGGGGGGYSGGGGGYGGGYGGGAGGKTCYSCGGVGHMSRDCVNGSKCYNCGETGHFSRDCSKRSTTGEKMCYKCQQPGHVQAECPNN; this is translated from the exons ATGGATTTCGGAGGTGCTCAGAGCGGCGGTGCCGGTGGCCGCACCTGCTACACAT GCGGGCAACCCAACCACCAG GCTCGCGACTGCCCTAACCGTGGCGCTGCCAAGTG CTACAACTGCGGTGGTGAGGGACACATCAGCCGTGCCTGCCCTGAGGAGCCTAAGGACCAGAAGATCTGCTACCGATGCAGTCAGCCTGGCCACATCTCCCGTGACTGCCCCTCCGGCGgtgctggtggcggcggcggcggcggtggcggccagTCCTCTGGTGCTGAGTGCTACAAG TGTGGTGAGGTCGGTCACATCGCTCGCAACTGCTCGAAGGGCGGatacggcggcggtggcggcggcggctacagcggtggtggtggcggctacggcggcggctacggcggcggtgccggtGGCAAGACCTGCTACTCTTGCGGTGGTGTTGGCCACATGTCGC GCGACTGCGTGAACGGCAGCAAGTGCTACAACTGTGGCGAGACCGGCCACTTCTCGCGCGACTGCTCCAAGCGCTCGACCACTGGCGAGAAGATGTGCTACAAGTGCCAGCAGCCCGGACACGTCCAGGCTGAGTGCCCCAACAACTAA